From a region of the Bdellovibrio bacteriovorus genome:
- the kdpC gene encoding potassium-transporting ATPase subunit KdpC, producing the protein MKQFLISIKVFVVMTFLLGVLYPLAVTFAGKTLFTRKAAGSLIERNGQVIGSELIAQKFVNPKYFWARPSAGDYATVASGASNAGPTSESLKKALAERKAQGNVGDMLYTSGSGLDPHISVLAARSQVQRIAVERKLSQEQTVLVEKLIQEYTEGRQGGILGEVRVNVLKLNLALDETL; encoded by the coding sequence ATGAAACAGTTTTTGATTTCTATAAAGGTGTTTGTCGTCATGACTTTTCTTTTAGGCGTTCTGTATCCTCTGGCGGTGACTTTCGCAGGGAAAACGCTGTTTACTAGGAAGGCGGCAGGCTCGTTGATTGAAAGAAACGGGCAAGTGATCGGATCTGAGTTGATAGCGCAAAAGTTTGTGAATCCAAAATACTTTTGGGCGCGTCCTTCCGCAGGCGATTATGCCACCGTGGCATCAGGGGCCTCGAATGCGGGGCCAACTAGCGAGAGTCTTAAGAAGGCCCTTGCTGAAAGAAAAGCACAAGGGAACGTGGGTGACATGCTCTACACCTCGGGAAGTGGATTAGATCCCCATATTTCTGTTTTGGCAGCACGCTCGCAGGTTCAACGCATTGCTGTTGAACGCAAGTTGTCGCAAGAGCAAACAGTGCTGGTTGAAAAGCTGATCCAGGAATACACTGAGGGGCGCCAGGGAGGAATTTTGGGAGAAGTCCGAGTGAATGTTCTCAAGCTCAATCTGGCATTGGATGAAACATTATGA
- a CDS encoding sensor histidine kinase, translated as MSEAYRPNPDRLLAGIKKEESERVRGHFRVFFGMCPGVGKTYAMLKAALEQVQQGTDLVVGVVETHGRKETEELLAGLELLPRKDIVYKDTVLKEMDLDAILARKPRLVLVDELAHTNAPGSRHPKRYQDVIELLEAGIDVYSTVNVQHLESRADLVQQITGVKIQERIPDSVLDLANQIELIDISAQGLLKRMKEGKVYQGDRAVRAEENFFKETHLTALRELALRYTAEQVDQDLQNQMIVQQIQGPWNTQERLLVAVSHSPFAARLIRATRRMAFSLEAPWIALHIETEVRLSAEDQSRLLKNLNLARELGAEVVSVKNHNIAESIREISHERNVTQIIMGRPQQGWWDRLKGQGSLLDQLVSKSSDVDVHIIRQQEDSKVRKAKWKALVFDSPLTSYWYSFCALLGVSFVNGLAVPVIGYRSVGFVFLLSMILIGLVTTLGPVLFAATLSALIWNFFFIPPAMTFAISQPEDVMMCLSYFLVALLSGVLADRIRTRDRDLESREKRTRVLYELVREFASAMSVLDVSLAASQSLERIVNGKVKILLTDEDGDLLRKSVNDIKVDDKDFALALWAFENNRHAGWKTETLSESRCLAVPLKAKERSVGVLLFYPREKDSLTLDQQHILENVSAQTAMALDRLRLQKSAEKTKVLEASENLHQALLNTVSHELRTPLTAIIGSASAMADKNLSSQELVRDQLVEDIMDSSLRLNQVVENLLDMSRLNSGALQLKKEWIDLNDLISGIPSKMGRLAAQHKISIVNSVETVYARVDERLIEHVLLNLLSNAVRYAPSGSTITLSLERNGGPLISVKDEGPGIPESHLKKIFEAFYRVPGSKTGGVGLGLAIVKALVEAHGGEVYAQNRQASLGAEFFIKLPYEKPPQDLTGES; from the coding sequence ATGAGTGAAGCATATCGTCCCAATCCCGACCGTTTGTTGGCCGGGATAAAAAAGGAAGAAAGCGAAAGAGTGCGTGGGCACTTTCGTGTCTTTTTTGGGATGTGTCCCGGAGTTGGAAAAACTTATGCGATGCTGAAAGCGGCCCTGGAGCAAGTTCAACAGGGCACGGATCTTGTGGTTGGCGTCGTTGAAACACATGGGCGTAAAGAAACGGAAGAACTTCTTGCGGGGCTTGAGCTTCTTCCTCGAAAAGATATTGTTTATAAAGACACAGTTTTAAAAGAAATGGATCTGGATGCGATTCTTGCACGCAAACCACGTCTGGTCCTCGTTGACGAACTCGCACATACAAATGCACCAGGATCTCGCCATCCCAAAAGATATCAGGATGTGATTGAGCTTTTAGAGGCGGGCATTGACGTTTATTCCACAGTAAATGTGCAGCATTTAGAAAGTCGCGCTGATTTAGTTCAACAAATCACGGGTGTTAAAATCCAAGAGCGAATTCCTGATTCGGTATTAGATCTGGCAAACCAGATTGAGCTTATCGATATCTCGGCGCAAGGTCTTCTTAAGCGCATGAAAGAAGGAAAAGTTTATCAGGGGGACCGTGCGGTTCGTGCTGAAGAAAACTTTTTTAAAGAAACACATTTAACGGCGCTTCGTGAATTGGCATTGCGCTATACTGCGGAGCAAGTGGATCAAGATCTGCAGAATCAAATGATCGTGCAGCAGATTCAAGGTCCTTGGAATACGCAAGAGCGTCTGTTGGTAGCCGTCAGTCACAGTCCTTTCGCGGCTCGCCTGATTCGCGCCACCCGCCGCATGGCTTTTAGTTTAGAAGCACCGTGGATTGCTTTACACATCGAAACCGAGGTGCGTTTAAGCGCCGAAGATCAGTCTAGGCTGTTAAAGAATTTGAACTTGGCCCGTGAGTTAGGTGCGGAAGTTGTTTCCGTAAAAAATCATAATATTGCTGAAAGCATTCGCGAGATTTCTCATGAGCGCAATGTCACGCAAATTATTATGGGAAGACCTCAACAAGGCTGGTGGGATCGCTTAAAAGGACAAGGGTCCCTTTTAGATCAACTCGTCAGTAAGAGCAGTGATGTTGACGTCCATATTATTCGTCAACAAGAGGATTCAAAAGTTCGTAAAGCAAAGTGGAAAGCGCTGGTTTTTGATTCTCCGTTAACTTCATACTGGTATTCTTTCTGTGCACTTTTAGGAGTGAGTTTTGTCAATGGCTTGGCTGTTCCGGTTATAGGCTACCGATCTGTCGGATTTGTCTTTTTGTTAAGCATGATCCTGATCGGGCTCGTTACCACTTTGGGACCCGTTCTTTTTGCGGCGACTTTGAGTGCTTTGATTTGGAATTTCTTTTTTATTCCGCCCGCAATGACGTTTGCCATCTCGCAACCCGAAGATGTGATGATGTGTTTATCTTATTTTCTGGTGGCGTTACTAAGTGGTGTTCTTGCGGACCGAATCCGAACTCGCGACAGAGATTTAGAGAGTCGTGAAAAGCGCACGCGTGTTCTGTACGAGCTCGTTCGAGAATTTGCTTCGGCAATGTCGGTTTTAGATGTGAGTCTGGCGGCGTCGCAAAGTTTAGAGCGCATCGTAAATGGCAAGGTCAAAATCTTACTGACAGATGAAGACGGGGATCTTTTAAGAAAGTCTGTGAACGACATCAAGGTTGATGATAAAGATTTTGCTTTGGCTCTGTGGGCTTTTGAAAATAACCGTCATGCGGGTTGGAAGACGGAGACTTTATCTGAGTCACGCTGTCTGGCAGTTCCTTTAAAGGCAAAAGAACGTTCGGTGGGCGTGTTGCTCTTTTACCCACGTGAAAAAGATAGCCTCACCTTGGATCAACAGCATATTCTTGAAAATGTATCAGCCCAGACGGCCATGGCTTTGGATCGTCTGCGTTTACAAAAGAGTGCAGAAAAAACCAAGGTTCTGGAAGCTTCCGAAAATCTGCATCAAGCTCTTTTAAACACGGTCTCTCATGAGTTGCGCACTCCGCTAACGGCGATCATAGGGTCGGCTTCGGCAATGGCGGATAAAAATCTTTCTTCACAAGAACTTGTACGCGATCAGTTGGTCGAAGATATCATGGACTCTTCTTTAAGGTTGAATCAGGTGGTTGAAAATCTGCTGGATATGTCGCGACTTAATTCCGGTGCCTTGCAGTTAAAGAAGGAATGGATTGATTTAAACGATCTGATTTCGGGTATACCTTCTAAGATGGGGCGCTTGGCAGCGCAACATAAAATTTCTATCGTGAACTCTGTCGAGACCGTCTATGCGCGAGTGGATGAAAGATTGATTGAGCATGTGTTATTGAATCTTTTGTCGAATGCAGTTCGCTACGCGCCCTCGGGTTCAACGATCACTTTAAGTCTTGAACGAAATGGCGGGCCGTTGATTTCGGTGAAAGATGAAGGCCCTGGAATACCAGAGTCCCATTTAAAAAAAATATTTGAAGCTTTCTATCGCGTTCCCGGCAGCAAGACCGGGGGAGTGGGTTTAGGTTTGGCTATTGTTAAAGCATTAGTTGAAGCTCATGGCGGTGAGGTTTATGCTCAGAACAGACAAGCCTCGTTGGGAGCCGAGTTCTTTATTAAACTTCCTTACGAAAAGCCGCCGCAAGATCTCACGGGTGAATCATGA
- a CDS encoding response regulator has translation MKKVLVIDDEASIRKLLRVSLEGNGYHVDEASLGREGVSLVASLRPDIVLLDLGLPDVTGLEVLKEIRGWTRLPVIVLTVQDSDNDKVAALDGGADDYITKPFSLPELLVRMRVALRHSSTSALEKSEFASGPLKMDLPGHVVTVYGEHVKLTSTEFNILKVLMRYKGKVVTHRMLLNEVWGPNSVEHTHYLRVYVGALRKKLKISEDTPDVIVTEAGVGYRLLDI, from the coding sequence ATGAAAAAAGTATTAGTGATTGATGATGAGGCCTCGATCCGAAAGCTCCTGCGAGTGAGTTTGGAAGGAAATGGTTATCATGTCGACGAAGCTTCTTTAGGTCGTGAAGGTGTTTCTTTAGTCGCCTCCTTGCGTCCTGATATTGTACTTTTGGATTTGGGCCTTCCTGATGTTACCGGTCTTGAAGTTTTAAAAGAGATTCGTGGCTGGACCCGGTTGCCAGTAATAGTTTTAACGGTTCAGGATTCTGATAACGATAAGGTCGCCGCTTTGGATGGGGGCGCGGACGATTATATTACGAAGCCCTTTAGTTTGCCCGAGCTTTTGGTGCGCATGCGCGTGGCTCTTCGTCACTCTTCCACAAGTGCACTAGAGAAGTCCGAGTTCGCCAGTGGTCCATTAAAAATGGATTTGCCAGGACACGTGGTCACTGTGTACGGCGAACATGTAAAACTTACGAGCACCGAGTTCAACATTTTAAAAGTTTTGATGCGCTATAAGGGAAAAGTGGTGACTCACCGGATGTTACTAAATGAGGTTTGGGGCCCCAACTCCGTCGAGCACACTCATTATTTGCGGGTGTACGTCGGAGCTTTACGCAAGAAATTAAAGATCTCAGAAGACACGCCAGACGTCATTGTTACTGAAGCTGGCGTTGGATATCGGCTTTTAGATATCTAA
- a CDS encoding chalcone isomerase family protein: MKLLSACLFAILLSVNASAALLTPAGGGEKLENVTLAPSATTQVEGESVSLTSVGAGLRAKKVVFVNVKVYVGQLYVASLETFKKSENEALSSLKNQKAVAIQLHFLRDVDAENVQKSFKEALAANKINTQEAPVQQFLDTVAKGGEAKEGKALSIVGARLKDGNEAITYETTGGNVTEIKGPAGFIEKIFSIWLGKSSDDGVAQLKKSILK, translated from the coding sequence ATGAAACTGCTTAGCGCTTGCCTATTCGCTATTCTTTTGTCTGTAAACGCTTCGGCCGCTCTTCTGACACCGGCTGGCGGAGGAGAAAAACTTGAAAATGTGACCCTGGCCCCTTCGGCAACAACTCAAGTAGAGGGTGAATCTGTCAGCCTGACATCCGTAGGAGCGGGTCTGCGTGCGAAGAAAGTAGTTTTCGTAAACGTGAAGGTCTACGTGGGTCAACTTTACGTAGCTTCTTTGGAAACTTTTAAAAAATCAGAGAACGAAGCACTTTCATCGTTGAAAAATCAAAAGGCCGTCGCCATTCAATTGCACTTCCTTCGTGACGTTGACGCCGAAAATGTTCAAAAGTCTTTTAAGGAAGCTTTGGCGGCAAATAAAATCAACACGCAAGAAGCTCCCGTTCAGCAGTTTTTAGACACTGTTGCTAAAGGCGGCGAAGCGAAAGAAGGCAAAGCTCTTAGCATTGTGGGTGCTCGCCTTAAAGACGGAAACGAAGCTATCACTTATGAAACTACCGGCGGTAATGTCACTGAGATCAAAGGACCCGCTGGATTTATCGAGAAAATCTTTTCGATCTGGCTTGGCAAATCATCGGATGATGGTGTGGCTCAGCTTAAAAAATCCATCTTGAAATAA